The Mammaliicoccus sciuri genome window below encodes:
- a CDS encoding carbohydrate kinase → MNENEKLILNLIKENPFISQQELSDKVGLSRPAVANIISGLVKKEYVQGKAYVLNEQNPIVCIGGANIDRKFHITDDLVQGTSNPVTSETSIGGVARNVAENLGRIGEDVLLLTTSGNDAEWQHISDLSSPFMNVDYVEKISSESTGSYTALLDQHGSMTMGFADMSVYDKITPEFMIKNTYLLNKSKCIIADLNCPKETIEFLCSYAEKKKIKLVLIAVSGPKMNRLPHNLHAVDWLILNKDEVESFVGKDAQTEAELIQYIGEIRSLGVNNLVVTSGKDKIIYDGDEGQRQFEVKKVDNVVDVTGAGDAFTSGLIYGWLKSYEIDKIIDLAKANASKTIQTAYTVRQDLDKKQLIKDMEAL, encoded by the coding sequence ATGAATGAAAATGAAAAATTAATTCTTAACTTAATAAAAGAGAATCCTTTTATATCACAACAAGAGTTATCAGATAAAGTTGGTTTGTCTAGACCTGCAGTTGCAAATATTATTTCAGGTTTAGTTAAGAAAGAATATGTGCAAGGGAAAGCATATGTATTAAACGAGCAAAATCCAATTGTATGTATTGGTGGAGCTAACATAGATAGGAAATTTCATATTACAGACGATTTAGTGCAGGGCACTTCAAACCCAGTAACTTCTGAAACTTCTATTGGTGGTGTTGCTAGAAACGTTGCTGAGAATTTAGGACGTATCGGTGAAGATGTTCTGTTATTAACGACTTCAGGTAATGATGCAGAGTGGCAACATATTTCTGATTTATCATCACCATTTATGAATGTAGACTATGTTGAGAAAATCTCTAGTGAATCAACGGGAAGTTATACAGCATTGTTAGATCAACATGGTAGTATGACGATGGGGTTTGCGGACATGTCAGTATATGACAAAATTACGCCAGAATTTATGATTAAAAACACATATTTACTCAATAAATCAAAATGTATTATTGCAGATTTAAACTGTCCTAAAGAGACGATAGAGTTTTTATGTTCATATGCAGAGAAGAAAAAGATTAAATTAGTATTGATTGCAGTTTCAGGCCCGAAGATGAATCGTCTACCTCATAATTTACATGCTGTTGATTGGCTCATATTAAATAAAGATGAAGTTGAATCATTTGTAGGTAAAGATGCACAAACAGAAGCGGAATTAATTCAATACATTGGTGAAATTAGATCACTTGGTGTGAATAACTTAGTTGTGACATCAGGTAAAGATAAGATTATTTATGATGGTGATGAAGGTCAACGTCAATTTGAAGTCAAAAAAGTCGATAATGTCGTTGATGTAACAGGTGCCGGTGATGCATTTACATCAGGTTTAATTTATGGATGGTTGAAATCATATGAAATCGACAAAATTATTGATTTGGCAAAAGCAAATGCATCTAAAACAATTCAAACAGCTTATACAGTCAGACAAGATTTAGATAAAAAACAATTAATTAAGGACATGGAGGCTTTATAA
- a CDS encoding class I SAM-dependent rRNA methyltransferase, with translation MKQLMLKKGKEDKYLRGYPLVEKDDVFDMPKMDEGELVALVDAGKKFIATAYYGEQNKGIGWVLSLDSTEKIDHNFFVKLFEEAKNDRAYYENVDGINAYRLFNAEGDGIGGLTIDHYDGHLLVQWYSVGIYRLKDRILPAIKEVFDYKSIFEKRRFKGMETASDFVAGEAPEFPYVIEENHMFYNINLDDGPMTGIFLDQKDVRKKLRDHYSQDKDILNLFSYTGAFSVAASENARSTTSVDLANRARPLTEANFGLNTIDLNQNHIFIMDVFDYFKYALRHGLSYDVVVIDPPSFARNKKKTFSVQKNYPELIEGALELLNESGNLVLSTNSSAFPQKAFKKMIIQTLDQLGVDYTISDVMGLPKDFKSHPHYKPSKYLKVVFVQING, from the coding sequence ATGAAACAATTAATGCTCAAAAAAGGAAAAGAAGATAAATATTTAAGAGGATATCCTCTAGTAGAAAAAGACGATGTTTTTGATATGCCTAAAATGGATGAAGGAGAATTAGTTGCGCTTGTTGATGCGGGGAAAAAATTCATTGCAACTGCATATTATGGTGAACAAAATAAAGGTATAGGCTGGGTATTATCATTAGACTCAACTGAAAAGATTGATCATAACTTTTTTGTAAAGTTATTCGAAGAAGCTAAAAATGATAGAGCATATTATGAAAATGTAGATGGTATCAATGCATATAGATTATTTAATGCAGAAGGCGATGGAATTGGTGGACTGACAATTGATCATTATGACGGTCATTTATTAGTTCAGTGGTACTCAGTAGGTATATATCGATTGAAAGATAGAATATTACCTGCAATTAAAGAAGTCTTCGATTATAAATCAATTTTTGAAAAAAGAAGATTTAAAGGAATGGAAACTGCTTCAGACTTCGTAGCAGGTGAAGCACCAGAATTTCCATATGTCATAGAAGAAAATCATATGTTCTATAATATTAATCTTGATGATGGACCTATGACAGGTATTTTCTTAGATCAAAAAGACGTTAGAAAAAAATTAAGAGACCACTATAGTCAAGATAAAGATATATTGAATTTATTTAGTTATACGGGTGCATTTTCAGTTGCAGCAAGTGAAAATGCTCGTTCAACTACAAGTGTGGATTTAGCTAATAGAGCTAGACCATTAACTGAAGCAAACTTTGGTTTAAATACAATAGATCTTAATCAGAACCATATATTTATAATGGATGTATTTGATTATTTCAAATATGCTTTAAGACATGGTTTAAGTTATGACGTTGTCGTGATTGATCCACCAAGCTTCGCACGTAATAAGAAAAAGACTTTTAGTGTTCAGAAAAACTATCCTGAATTAATTGAAGGTGCATTAGAATTATTGAACGAGAGTGGTAACTTAGTGCTAAGTACAAATTCAAGTGCTTTCCCACAAAAAGCATTCAAAAAAATGATAATTCAAACATTAGATCAATTAGGTGTTGATTATACAATTTCTGATGTAATGGGATTACCTAAAGACTTCAAGAGTCATCCACACTATAAACCAAGTAAATACTTGAAAGTCGTATTCGTACAAATAAATGGTTAA
- the auxA gene encoding lipoteichoic acid stability factor AuxA, with the protein MAIKKKSWEVHFSRIIGIFLLITGLLILFNAPRIKDYNIKDSSNIHINNIWDFFVAFFDELVRILHHYIGNFPVIAAIIVLLFGVFVLLVGRTLRRTTHYDYDISVFYIGLTIILMIVIMMTMFQVYSFASFLFIIPFAIHVGYVVYKNELNPMHRKKQYLWIIISYGLCYFISQFAMNHNIDAQNVKPIDVMSVNLFFILLWCLSQMSVWISLYLRRSLPVSDEDIEQFHEERYSRVKNNRLTRKIYTLAEGFYQKLQNFKQATLEKFNSEEAIAKRKRRNEKWIEIIKIEEDDIPRWMRRPKWLKKSYIEWISTVVLFLFTFIEFNNRNGLFLSGEWKLSQIQYVFEWLTLFIMMLLIILYAYFNYTTNYKNKNNFGKLFVISALFFEIATTFFVSAIQTSQFSVFITPISFLLLLFVTPAFIIHLKKSF; encoded by the coding sequence ATGGCTATAAAGAAAAAAAGCTGGGAAGTTCATTTTAGTCGAATTATAGGTATATTTCTTTTGATTACTGGATTACTTATACTTTTTAATGCGCCACGTATTAAAGACTATAATATCAAGGATTCAAGTAATATCCATATCAATAACATTTGGGACTTTTTTGTAGCTTTTTTTGATGAATTAGTAAGAATATTGCACCATTATATTGGTAACTTTCCAGTTATCGCAGCAATAATTGTATTGCTATTTGGTGTGTTTGTATTATTAGTAGGACGTACTTTAAGAAGAACGACGCATTACGATTATGATATTTCTGTATTTTATATCGGACTGACAATTATTTTAATGATTGTTATTATGATGACCATGTTCCAAGTATATAGTTTTGCATCTTTCTTATTTATTATTCCATTTGCAATTCATGTGGGATATGTCGTTTATAAAAATGAGCTAAATCCAATGCATCGAAAGAAACAGTACTTATGGATTATCATTTCTTATGGATTATGTTATTTCATTTCACAATTTGCAATGAACCATAATATCGATGCTCAAAATGTAAAGCCTATAGACGTTATGAGTGTTAACTTATTCTTCATTCTGTTGTGGTGTCTAAGTCAAATGTCAGTTTGGATTAGTTTATATTTAAGAAGATCTTTACCAGTAAGCGATGAAGACATTGAACAATTTCATGAAGAAAGATATTCAAGAGTTAAAAATAACCGCTTAACAAGAAAAATATATACTTTAGCAGAAGGTTTTTACCAAAAATTACAGAATTTCAAACAGGCGACTTTAGAAAAATTTAATTCTGAAGAGGCAATTGCTAAAAGAAAACGCCGTAATGAAAAATGGATAGAGATTATTAAAATCGAAGAAGACGATATTCCAAGATGGATGAGAAGACCGAAATGGTTAAAGAAAAGCTATATAGAATGGATAAGTACTGTAGTTTTATTCTTATTTACATTTATAGAGTTTAATAACCGTAATGGTTTATTCTTATCAGGTGAATGGAAATTATCTCAAATTCAATATGTTTTTGAATGGTTAACATTATTTATTATGATGTTATTGATTATCTTATATGCATACTTCAATTACACGACAAATTATAAGAATAAAAATAATTTTGGTAAATTGTTTGTTATTTCAGCATTATTCTTTGAAATTGCAACGACATTCTTTGTTTCAGCAATTCAAACTTCACAATTTTCCGTGTTTATCACACCAATTTCATTTTTACTATTATTATTTGTAACACCAGCATTTATCATTCACTTGAAAAAATCATTTTAA
- a CDS encoding ECF transporter S component translates to MSKKLTLSDILVTVLIGALFAIIYKFLWIPYEILKPLGLHLEQSVYGVWFIAAIVTYLIIQKPGVAILAEFAAGAGETIVMGQFDIPTFVYALLQGLACEITFLAVRYQSRKLSVAVIAGMAAGIITLPIDWFYNYLGDVALWNVILMFTIRILSGAIVAGALGYAIVKALDQTGVTKLFRPASKKDYDLL, encoded by the coding sequence ATGTCAAAGAAATTAACGTTATCAGATATTTTAGTAACTGTATTAATTGGTGCTTTGTTTGCAATCATTTATAAGTTCTTATGGATACCTTATGAAATTTTAAAACCACTCGGTCTACACTTAGAACAATCTGTATATGGTGTATGGTTTATTGCAGCAATTGTCACTTATTTAATTATTCAAAAGCCTGGTGTTGCAATTCTTGCTGAATTTGCTGCGGGTGCTGGCGAAACGATTGTAATGGGCCAATTCGATATTCCAACATTTGTATACGCATTATTACAAGGTTTAGCTTGTGAAATCACCTTCTTAGCTGTTCGATATCAATCTAGAAAATTATCAGTTGCTGTTATAGCTGGTATGGCTGCAGGTATTATTACGTTACCAATTGATTGGTTCTATAATTACTTAGGTGACGTTGCTTTATGGAATGTTATTTTAATGTTTACGATTAGAATTTTAAGTGGTGCAATCGTTGCTGGTGCATTAGGCTATGCAATTGTAAAAGCACTCGACCAAACTGGTGTTACGAAATTGTTCAGACCAGCATCTAAAAAAGATTATGACTTATTATAG
- a CDS encoding ABC transporter ATP-binding protein, translating to MLSLKNLRLKYPDDDRIIFKNLNININDKEKVLLLGPSGSGKSTLLNILSGIIPRSMDIPMKVDSINIDSLPGVIFQDPDTQFCMPEIKEELAFVLENMNIEPDKMDGFIKNAMKQVNLNADPSLKINRLSGGMKQKLAIASILLQDTNTLFLDEPTAMLDHQSTTQLWDLIMEHWTNQTVVIVEHKVDYIWNYVDRVIVMNENGEITHDSTPQDILDHHTDILNEYGVWHPNSWQYAPKLSEQTAEHNPLLNIEQLDVLRGSKKLFSIDKLTISSGEWLTITGPNGTGKTTLLETMMQLIKYNGKIFYKNKQIKKVKDASKHMYFVYQNPELQFIETSVYNEIFINYAYQDKQTAHDKTQNMLTLLKLNHVKDQHPFELSIGQKKRLSVATALSTNSEIILLDEPTFGLDSHNTFELIKLFHERVQHGQTILMITHENEIINRYATRRLTIKDEQLHVSGGESHVN from the coding sequence TTGTTATCACTAAAAAATTTAAGACTAAAGTATCCTGATGATGATCGCATTATATTTAAAAATTTAAACATCAATATTAATGATAAAGAAAAAGTACTTTTACTAGGTCCAAGTGGATCTGGTAAAAGTACGTTATTAAATATATTAAGTGGTATTATACCGAGATCGATGGACATACCGATGAAAGTTGATTCAATCAATATCGATTCACTTCCAGGTGTTATTTTTCAAGACCCTGATACGCAGTTTTGTATGCCTGAGATTAAAGAAGAATTAGCATTTGTGCTTGAGAATATGAACATCGAACCTGATAAAATGGACGGATTTATAAAAAATGCCATGAAACAGGTAAATTTAAATGCTGATCCTTCACTTAAAATCAATCGTTTAAGTGGTGGTATGAAACAAAAATTAGCGATTGCTTCTATATTATTACAAGATACAAATACGTTATTTCTTGATGAACCGACAGCAATGCTTGATCATCAATCAACGACACAACTATGGGATTTGATTATGGAACATTGGACAAATCAAACTGTTGTAATCGTAGAACATAAAGTTGATTATATTTGGAATTATGTAGATAGAGTTATTGTAATGAATGAAAATGGTGAAATCACACATGATAGTACACCTCAAGATATATTAGATCATCATACAGACATTTTAAATGAATACGGTGTTTGGCACCCTAACTCGTGGCAATATGCCCCAAAATTATCTGAACAGACTGCTGAGCACAATCCGTTGTTAAATATAGAGCAGTTAGATGTACTGCGTGGCTCCAAAAAACTATTTAGTATAGATAAATTAACGATTTCAAGTGGCGAATGGCTTACAATAACTGGACCAAATGGAACAGGTAAGACAACATTATTAGAAACGATGATGCAGCTCATTAAATATAATGGTAAAATATTTTATAAAAACAAACAGATTAAAAAAGTAAAAGATGCTTCTAAACATATGTATTTCGTATATCAAAATCCAGAATTACAATTCATCGAAACATCTGTATATAACGAAATATTTATCAATTATGCTTATCAAGATAAACAAACAGCTCATGACAAGACCCAAAACATGTTGACGTTATTAAAACTTAATCATGTGAAAGACCAGCATCCTTTCGAATTATCAATAGGACAGAAAAAAAGATTAAGTGTCGCAACTGCATTAAGTACGAATTCTGAAATTATTTTACTTGATGAGCCAACATTCGGTTTAGACAGTCACAATACCTTTGAACTCATCAAATTATTTCATGAACGCGTTCAACATGGTCAAACTATCTTAATGATTACGCACGAAAATGAGATTATTAATCGCTATGCTACTAGAAGATTAACAATCAAAGACGAGCAATTACATGTAAGCGGTGGTGAATCTCATGTTAACTAA
- a CDS encoding energy-coupling factor transporter transmembrane component T family protein → MLTNWKKYRTFIDDVNILTKLILGVILFFYAIFIHQFDFMLYLTIIMFLYLIFMSGVRWLPLLIVIAITLFFGLTSSLFMIFYGEGNETIFKFGIIHITEESFLRGIHVTMRTLVISFYGMVIPFTSQIIYVFYSFMQHLKVKPKIAYAFMASIRMIPLMFSSFMQLRQALKMRYAVIDKSNRKGLKWIHHLLIPTLSQSIRKSHRLAVAMEAKGFTNGKRTFYYKVPFTKNDLYFILLTIALVAVAYLLNVYLPITHISDIR, encoded by the coding sequence ATGTTAACTAATTGGAAGAAATACCGTACTTTTATTGATGATGTCAATATTCTAACGAAACTTATATTAGGTGTCATACTATTTTTCTATGCGATATTTATTCATCAATTTGATTTCATGCTTTATTTAACGATTATTATGTTCCTTTATCTAATCTTCATGAGCGGCGTGAGATGGTTGCCACTATTAATCGTCATTGCTATCACTTTATTTTTCGGACTCACTTCTTCCTTATTTATGATTTTCTATGGTGAAGGAAATGAAACAATTTTCAAGTTTGGTATTATTCATATTACTGAAGAAAGCTTTTTGAGAGGTATTCACGTAACCATGCGTACACTTGTCATTTCATTTTACGGCATGGTTATCCCATTTACTTCGCAAATCATTTATGTGTTTTATAGTTTCATGCAACATTTAAAAGTAAAACCTAAAATCGCATATGCTTTCATGGCTTCTATACGCATGATACCGCTTATGTTTAGTTCTTTTATGCAGTTAAGACAAGCTTTAAAAATGCGATATGCAGTTATAGATAAAAGCAATCGTAAAGGCTTAAAATGGATTCACCATTTACTCATTCCAACATTAAGTCAAAGTATAAGAAAATCACATAGGTTAGCTGTTGCGATGGAAGCAAAAGGATTCACAAACGGCAAAAGAACTTTCTATTATAAAGTACCTTTCACTAAAAATGATTTATATTTCATCTTATTGACGATTGCACTCGTTGCTGTCGCATATTTATTAAATGTTTATTTACCTATAACACACATTTCAGATATTCGATAA
- the purD gene encoding phosphoribosylamine--glycine ligase yields MKVLVIGSGGREHALAQKCQSSKLVNEVFVIPGNDAMEEVATIVSDVQENDHLAIKSFVEQNNIEWVIIGPEQPLIDGLTDALEETNAKVFGPNKEAAQLEGSKEFAKKIMKKYYIPTAEYKTITTKEEAINYVEQCKIPIVLKKDGLAAGKGVIVALTREEAREGVETLYQTPHEKVVFEEFLDGEEYSVMTFVNQSYAVPFDCIAQDHKRAFDGDKGPNTGGMGAYCPVPHITDDVLEETNQKIAQPIADALVSEGINYFGLIYIGAILTKEGPKVIEFNARFGDPEAQVLLTKLDSDFIEILNKVYHKEPITLKWKDESVVGVVLASKGYPGSYDKGYSVEGLEHVDQYFVSALKKNSEGKYENNGGRVMIVIGTGDNIEAAQKNAYEQVKYIKSEQLFYRNDIGHKALKAYKS; encoded by the coding sequence ATGAAAGTACTTGTTATAGGATCAGGTGGAAGAGAACATGCGTTAGCTCAAAAATGTCAATCGTCTAAATTAGTAAATGAAGTCTTTGTCATTCCGGGTAATGATGCAATGGAAGAAGTTGCGACAATTGTATCGGATGTTCAAGAAAATGACCATTTAGCTATAAAATCTTTTGTAGAACAAAACAATATTGAATGGGTAATAATAGGACCGGAACAACCTTTAATAGATGGATTAACAGATGCATTAGAGGAAACAAATGCTAAAGTCTTCGGACCAAATAAAGAAGCAGCACAATTAGAAGGTTCTAAAGAATTTGCGAAAAAAATTATGAAAAAGTATTATATACCAACTGCAGAATATAAGACAATCACAACAAAAGAAGAAGCAATCAATTATGTTGAGCAGTGTAAAATACCTATCGTACTTAAAAAAGATGGACTTGCAGCTGGAAAAGGTGTAATCGTTGCTTTAACGCGAGAAGAAGCACGAGAAGGCGTAGAAACTTTATATCAAACACCTCATGAAAAAGTCGTATTCGAAGAGTTTCTTGATGGAGAAGAATATTCAGTTATGACATTTGTGAATCAATCATATGCAGTTCCATTTGATTGTATCGCCCAAGATCATAAACGTGCATTCGATGGTGATAAAGGCCCAAATACTGGTGGAATGGGTGCATACTGTCCAGTACCTCATATTACGGACGATGTATTGGAAGAAACGAATCAAAAAATCGCACAACCTATTGCGGATGCGTTAGTGAGTGAAGGCATTAACTATTTTGGTTTGATTTATATTGGCGCAATTTTAACAAAAGAAGGACCAAAAGTAATTGAATTTAATGCAAGATTCGGTGATCCAGAGGCACAAGTATTATTGACTAAATTAGATTCTGATTTTATTGAAATATTAAACAAGGTGTATCATAAAGAGCCAATAACATTAAAATGGAAAGATGAAAGTGTTGTTGGTGTCGTATTAGCATCTAAAGGATATCCAGGTAGTTATGATAAAGGATATTCAGTTGAAGGTTTAGAACATGTAGATCAATATTTTGTGAGTGCTTTGAAGAAAAATTCAGAAGGCAAGTATGAAAATAATGGTGGACGTGTCATGATTGTTATCGGTACAGGTGACAATATTGAAGCGGCTCAAAAAAATGCATATGAACAAGTCAAATATATTAAAAGTGAACAACTATTCTATAGAAATGATATTGGACATAAAGCATTAAAAGCATATAAATCATAA
- the purH gene encoding bifunctional phosphoribosylaminoimidazolecarboxamide formyltransferase/IMP cyclohydrolase — protein sequence MKNAILSVSDKTNIEDFASKLIENDYKIFSTGGTKKALENAGIEVYSVSELTNFPEIMDGRVKTLHPGVHGGILANRSIPEHLTALKEQDIDLIDLVVVNLYPFKETVKKEDVTEDEAIENIDIGGPTMLRAAAKNFKFVTTVVDPSDYNEVIERIASDKLDEDYRKSLMVKVFKHTNDYDNAIVEFFGNTSETLRYGENPQQNATFVKTSNEPNTIAGAKQLHGKALSFNNIKDADATLSLIKMFEQPAAVAVKHMNSCGVGVGGTIEEAYEYAYEADSQSIFGGIVALNRPVTKELAEKLHSIFLEVIIAPSYDEDALEVLTAKKNIRLLEIDMTETQDEQEFVSVSGGYLVQDKDNATLTREEMKVVTDVEPTEAQWKALELGWKVVRSVKSNAIVLANDHQTVGVGAGQMNRVGSAKIAIDRAIEMNENVALASDGFFPMGDTVETAAKAGIKTIIQPGGSIKDQDSIDMANKYGISMVFTGMRHFKH from the coding sequence ATGAAGAATGCAATATTAAGTGTGTCAGACAAAACAAATATAGAAGATTTCGCAAGCAAATTAATAGAAAATGATTATAAAATTTTTTCAACTGGTGGTACTAAAAAGGCACTTGAAAATGCTGGGATTGAAGTATATTCAGTTTCAGAGTTAACAAACTTTCCAGAAATAATGGATGGAAGAGTCAAAACTTTACATCCAGGTGTACATGGAGGTATTCTTGCAAATCGTTCTATTCCTGAACATTTAACAGCATTGAAAGAACAAGACATCGACTTAATTGACTTAGTAGTCGTAAATTTATATCCATTTAAAGAGACTGTTAAGAAAGAAGATGTAACGGAAGATGAAGCAATTGAAAACATCGATATCGGTGGACCAACTATGTTACGAGCAGCAGCTAAGAACTTCAAATTTGTTACAACAGTCGTAGATCCTTCTGATTATAATGAAGTTATTGAACGTATTGCTTCTGACAAATTAGATGAAGATTATCGTAAATCATTAATGGTAAAAGTATTTAAACATACAAATGATTATGATAATGCGATTGTTGAATTCTTTGGAAATACATCAGAAACATTAAGATATGGAGAAAACCCTCAACAAAATGCTACTTTTGTAAAGACTTCTAACGAACCGAATACAATAGCTGGCGCTAAACAATTACATGGTAAAGCTTTAAGCTTTAATAACATTAAAGATGCCGATGCAACGTTATCACTTATTAAAATGTTTGAACAACCTGCAGCTGTTGCAGTAAAACATATGAACTCATGTGGTGTTGGTGTAGGCGGAACTATTGAAGAAGCATACGAATATGCATATGAAGCGGATTCTCAATCTATATTTGGTGGTATTGTCGCTTTAAATAGACCTGTTACAAAGGAATTAGCTGAGAAATTACATTCTATTTTCTTGGAAGTTATTATTGCGCCAAGTTATGACGAAGATGCGTTAGAAGTATTAACAGCGAAGAAGAATATTAGATTATTAGAAATTGATATGACAGAAACGCAAGATGAACAAGAATTTGTATCAGTTTCAGGTGGGTACTTAGTTCAAGATAAAGATAATGCAACATTAACGCGCGAAGAAATGAAAGTCGTTACAGATGTTGAACCAACTGAAGCACAATGGAAAGCTTTAGAACTAGGATGGAAAGTTGTCCGCTCAGTTAAAAGTAATGCCATTGTACTAGCGAACGATCACCAAACTGTTGGTGTAGGTGCTGGACAAATGAATAGAGTTGGTTCTGCAAAAATAGCAATTGATCGTGCAATCGAAATGAATGAAAATGTAGCCTTAGCTTCTGATGGATTTTTCCCAATGGGTGACACTGTAGAAACAGCTGCTAAAGCAGGTATTAAAACAATTATCCAACCGGGTGGATCTATTAAAGACCAAGATTCAATAGATATGGCAAATAAATATGGCATCAGTATGGTATTTACTGGTATGAGACACTTTAAACATTAG
- the purN gene encoding phosphoribosylglycinamide formyltransferase: protein MIKIAVFASGNGSNFEKIMENIEAGYLDHIEVTALYTDNPNAFCIERARRFNLPVYIIDPRTYDSKKEYEEALLTRLAQDRVSWVILAGYMKIVGPTLLKQYEGKMLNIHPSILPSFPGKDAVGQALDYGVSVTGATVHYVDSGMDTGEIIDQLSCKVYPDDTRETLQLRIQNLEYELYPRVMKEIIQ, encoded by the coding sequence ATGATTAAAATAGCTGTATTTGCATCAGGAAATGGATCGAACTTTGAAAAAATAATGGAAAATATCGAAGCAGGTTATTTAGACCATATAGAAGTAACAGCATTGTATACAGATAACCCTAATGCCTTTTGTATAGAAAGAGCAAGACGATTTAATTTACCAGTTTATATCATTGATCCAAGAACTTACGATAGTAAAAAAGAATATGAAGAAGCTCTACTTACGAGATTGGCTCAAGATCGTGTAAGTTGGGTTATTTTAGCAGGATATATGAAAATCGTTGGGCCTACATTATTAAAACAATATGAAGGTAAAATGTTGAATATACATCCATCAATATTACCAAGTTTTCCTGGTAAGGACGCTGTAGGGCAAGCATTAGATTACGGCGTAAGTGTTACAGGAGCAACTGTTCATTACGTTGATAGTGGTATGGATACTGGCGAAATCATCGATCAATTAAGCTGTAAAGTATATCCAGATGATACGAGAGAGACATTACAATTAAGAATACAGAACTTAGAATACGAATTATATCCACGTGTTATGAAAGAAATTATTCAATAA
- the purM gene encoding phosphoribosylformylglycinamidine cyclo-ligase — MSKAYKASGVDIEAGYEAVNRMKSHVQSTMRKEVLGGLGGFGAAFDLSQLNMKKPVLVSGTDGVGTKLKLAIDYNKHDTIGIDAVAMCVNDILTTGAEPLYFLDYIATNKVNPETIEAIVSGVSVGCKETNCALIGGETAEMGEMYHEGEYDIAGFCVGAVEKDDYIDGSEVDEGDVIIGITSSGIHSNGYSLVRNLIKESQINLNDAFDEERTYLETFLEPTKLYVKPVLAVLDKVKVKGMSHITGGGFIENIPRAIQEDKDAHIDVQSYEVPKIFHWLKEQGKIEAEEMYNVFNMGIGFVLIVNKDDAQETLDILKAKNEEAYIIGEISNGTGQVKLTGVQS, encoded by the coding sequence ATGTCGAAAGCATATAAAGCATCTGGTGTAGATATTGAAGCTGGTTACGAAGCGGTCAATAGAATGAAGTCACATGTTCAAAGCACAATGAGAAAGGAAGTTCTAGGCGGTTTAGGTGGCTTTGGTGCTGCATTTGATCTGTCACAACTAAATATGAAGAAACCAGTACTTGTTTCTGGAACAGACGGTGTTGGTACAAAGCTTAAACTCGCAATTGATTATAACAAACATGACACAATCGGTATCGATGCAGTTGCAATGTGTGTGAATGATATTTTAACGACTGGCGCAGAGCCTTTGTATTTCCTTGATTATATTGCGACGAATAAAGTAAATCCTGAAACGATTGAAGCGATTGTTTCAGGTGTATCTGTCGGTTGTAAAGAAACGAATTGTGCATTAATTGGCGGAGAAACTGCCGAAATGGGCGAAATGTATCATGAAGGAGAATATGATATCGCAGGATTTTGTGTTGGTGCTGTTGAAAAAGATGACTATATAGATGGCAGTGAAGTTGATGAAGGCGACGTCATAATTGGTATTACATCAAGTGGTATTCATTCAAATGGCTACAGTTTAGTTAGAAACTTAATTAAAGAAAGCCAAATTAACTTAAATGATGCATTTGATGAAGAAAGAACGTATTTAGAAACTTTTCTTGAACCAACTAAGTTATATGTTAAACCTGTTCTTGCTGTATTAGATAAAGTAAAAGTTAAAGGTATGTCTCATATTACTGGTGGAGGATTTATTGAAAATATTCCAAGAGCGATTCAAGAAGATAAAGATGCGCATATCGATGTTCAATCATATGAAGTACCAAAAATATTCCATTGGTTAAAAGAGCAAGGAAAGATTGAAGCAGAGGAAATGTATAATGTGTTTAATATGGGAATCGGCTTTGTACTTATCGTTAATAAAGATGATGCACAAGAAACATTAGATATCTTGAAAGCAAAAAATGAAGAAGCATATATAATAGGTGAAATTTCAAACGGAACAGGTCAAGTCAAATTGACGGGGGTTCAATCATGA